One region of Halohasta litchfieldiae genomic DNA includes:
- a CDS encoding presenilin family intramembrane aspartyl protease PSH: MFPREYRGVAGAVLLFLLIQLGSLALVQTFFEQGYQAVENPDDPTNSLLYIGAILLATLGFLAAFKYDLDWIVRVVIVATSGLLSWYVFSAIFPMVVAVALGSIVAVALWVYPEWYVVDTAGVLMGAGAAGLFGITFGLLPALVLLSVLAVYDAISVYKTEHMLDLADGVMDLRIPAILVIPLTLSYSLFDEDTKMSATADDTDETANIEDDDATEQAVDTDEDDDRDVFFIGLGDAVIPGVLVASAAFFSPAPQFAVPIIELNLPALLALIGTIGGLIVLMGMVMKGRAHAGLPLLNGGAIGGYLIGSLLAGISLLETLGLTGFI, translated from the coding sequence ATGTTTCCCCGGGAGTACCGCGGTGTCGCGGGTGCTGTCCTGCTGTTTCTGCTGATCCAGCTTGGCTCACTCGCCTTGGTCCAGACCTTTTTCGAACAGGGGTATCAGGCGGTCGAAAACCCCGACGATCCAACCAACAGTCTGCTGTACATCGGTGCCATCCTGCTGGCGACACTCGGCTTTCTGGCCGCTTTTAAATACGATCTCGACTGGATCGTGCGCGTCGTCATCGTCGCCACCAGCGGACTGCTGTCGTGGTACGTCTTCAGCGCGATCTTCCCGATGGTGGTGGCGGTCGCACTGGGGTCGATAGTCGCCGTCGCGCTGTGGGTTTACCCCGAGTGGTACGTTGTCGACACCGCCGGGGTGTTGATGGGTGCAGGCGCGGCCGGGCTGTTCGGCATCACCTTCGGACTCCTCCCCGCGTTGGTCCTGCTGTCGGTGCTGGCGGTGTACGACGCGATCAGCGTTTATAAAACCGAACACATGCTCGATCTCGCCGACGGCGTCATGGACCTCCGCATTCCTGCGATCCTCGTGATCCCGCTCACGCTGTCGTACTCACTGTTTGACGAAGACACGAAGATGAGTGCGACAGCCGACGATACCGACGAGACAGCTAATATCGAAGACGATGACGCCACCGAGCAGGCGGTCGACACCGACGAGGACGACGACCGAGATGTGTTTTTCATCGGTCTCGGCGATGCGGTGATTCCGGGCGTACTCGTTGCCAGTGCCGCCTTCTTCTCGCCAGCCCCGCAGTTTGCGGTGCCGATAATCGAACTCAACCTTCCGGCACTGCTCGCGCTGATTGGCACGATTGGCGGGCTGATCGTGTTGATGGGGATGGTGATGAAAGGCAGAGCCCACGCCGGGCTCCCGCTGCTCAACGGTGGCGCAATCGGTGGCTATCTCATCGGGTCGTTGCTGGCTGGGATCTCACTGCTCGAAACACTGGGACTGACCGGCTTCATATAA
- a CDS encoding transcription factor, producing the protein MAFEDLLNDPVIQKYLHELVGPEGMPVAAAPPDGEVTDEELAEQLDLELNTVRRALFILYENDLASYRRLRDEDSGWLTYLWTFHYDNIPENLEEEMHRLLEAIEEREEYERMHEFYLCEVCSIRFEFGEAMDFGFECPECASPLESMDNDRLVDALEDRVDALRDELNVDIHA; encoded by the coding sequence ATGGCTTTTGAGGATCTGCTGAACGACCCGGTTATCCAGAAGTACCTCCACGAACTGGTTGGACCGGAGGGGATGCCCGTGGCGGCGGCCCCGCCGGATGGCGAAGTAACGGACGAAGAGCTGGCAGAGCAGTTGGATCTCGAACTGAACACGGTTCGCCGTGCGCTGTTCATCCTCTACGAGAACGATCTGGCCTCCTACCGTCGGCTCCGCGACGAGGATTCGGGCTGGTTGACCTATCTGTGGACGTTCCACTACGACAACATTCCCGAGAACCTCGAAGAGGAGATGCACCGCCTTCTTGAGGCAATCGAGGAGCGCGAAGAGTACGAACGCATGCACGAGTTCTATCTCTGTGAGGTGTGTTCGATCCGCTTCGAGTTCGGTGAGGCGATGGACTTCGGCTTCGAATGTCCGGAGTGTGCCTCCCCGCTCGAATCGATGGACAACGACCGACTCGTCGACGCCTTGGAGGACCGAGTCGACGCCCTTCGTGACGAACTCAACGTGGACATTCACGCCTAA
- a CDS encoding DUF2110 family protein, giving the protein MVVLATKCYVEGDARERALKSLGSLIENDIHQLSVDAEIGVRRDDFVTVTLTGDDATAARNVLGERWGEITDHFTEGETYVGTLESWDEDGITLDAGEKVRIPADELGLGQGTPSQIRERFGLVQHLPMTFVYGEPSRLADEEVDRLYDWSRGRGRVNVNSATRGEVRATVNRAGHAQDIVTVERLGLLEQSIICGDGTDAPGLLASIGEYMRSELRCVIGEDND; this is encoded by the coding sequence ATGGTTGTTCTTGCCACAAAGTGTTATGTCGAGGGCGATGCCCGCGAACGCGCACTCAAGAGTCTCGGTTCACTGATCGAAAACGACATCCACCAACTCAGCGTCGACGCCGAAATCGGTGTCCGCAGAGACGACTTTGTTACTGTTACCCTAACCGGCGACGACGCAACCGCTGCCCGGAACGTGCTGGGCGAACGCTGGGGTGAGATCACCGACCACTTCACCGAAGGCGAAACCTACGTCGGAACCCTTGAATCGTGGGACGAAGACGGAATCACTCTCGATGCCGGTGAGAAAGTTCGGATTCCGGCCGACGAACTCGGACTCGGACAGGGAACGCCCTCTCAGATCCGCGAGCGGTTCGGCCTCGTCCAGCATCTCCCGATGACGTTCGTCTACGGCGAGCCTTCGCGGCTGGCCGACGAGGAAGTCGACCGACTGTACGACTGGAGTCGTGGCCGCGGTCGCGTCAACGTCAACAGCGCCACACGCGGTGAGGTTCGGGCGACAGTCAACCGCGCCGGTCACGCTCAGGATATCGTCACCGTTGAGCGACTCGGCCTGCTCGAACAGTCCATAATCTGTGGCGACGGTACCGACGCGCCGGGACTGCTCGCTTCGATTGGCGAGTACATGCGCTCGGAGCTACGCTGTGTCATCGGCGAGGACAATGACTGA
- a CDS encoding DUF7344 domain-containing protein: MSNSHPPTQTDASTLLTDTIRRRICSILTDPDPPVSERDLAGELAARCLDTPANEITPDQRQQQLIQLHHHQLPKLADYGLVTYDQSMRTVSITDAGREALAAVSDGQQNPRAAVTVTN, encoded by the coding sequence ATGTCCAACTCTCATCCCCCCACACAGACGGACGCCAGTACACTACTCACAGACACGATTCGTCGACGGATCTGCTCGATTCTCACCGATCCGGACCCACCCGTGTCGGAACGGGATCTGGCAGGCGAACTCGCAGCGCGGTGTCTCGACACGCCAGCCAACGAGATCACGCCCGACCAGCGACAGCAACAACTGATTCAACTCCACCACCATCAACTCCCCAAGCTCGCTGACTACGGATTGGTCACCTACGACCAGTCGATGCGAACGGTCTCGATAACTGATGCGGGCCGCGAGGCACTGGCGGCTGTCTCCGACGGCCAACAAAACCCGCGTGCAGCCGTGACGGTCACGAACTGA
- a CDS encoding LabA-like NYN domain-containing protein, producing MTDIHPNQRVAVLADSQNLYHTAQSLYSRNIDYSSLLSEAVSDRELTRAIAYVIRADSPEEEKFFDALIDIGFETKIKEIKTFGDGSKKADWDVGMSLDAVTLANHVDTVVLCTGDGDFSRLCSHLRHEGVKVEVMAFKSSTAEELIEATDEFTDLSEEEDTYLL from the coding sequence ATGACTGATATTCACCCGAACCAACGGGTCGCCGTGCTGGCCGACTCACAGAACCTCTACCATACTGCACAGAGTCTGTACTCCCGGAACATCGACTACTCCTCGCTGCTCAGCGAGGCCGTTTCGGACCGCGAACTGACGCGAGCGATTGCCTACGTTATCCGGGCGGATTCTCCTGAAGAGGAGAAATTTTTCGATGCGCTGATCGACATCGGCTTTGAAACCAAGATCAAGGAGATCAAAACGTTTGGCGATGGGTCGAAGAAGGCCGACTGGGACGTTGGGATGAGTCTAGATGCAGTCACGCTGGCCAACCACGTCGACACGGTCGTCCTCTGTACGGGCGACGGCGACTTCTCGCGGCTCTGCTCGCATCTCCGCCACGAGGGCGTCAAAGTCGAAGTGATGGCGTTCAAATCCTCGACCGCCGAGGAACTGATCGAAGCGACCGACGAGTTCACCGATCTCTCCGAGGAAGAAGACACCTACCTCTTATAA
- the srp19 gene encoding signal recognition particle subunit SRP19, with translation MVENVLWPAYFDAGLTRSEGRRVPMDLAVDEPTVDEVAEAVQQVGYDAIIERDKTYSREFEPRGRVLVKGADDTKNDLVQAIGAYVELLRD, from the coding sequence ATGGTCGAAAACGTGCTGTGGCCCGCCTACTTCGATGCCGGGCTGACGCGGTCGGAGGGTCGACGGGTGCCGATGGATCTCGCAGTCGACGAACCAACGGTCGACGAGGTGGCCGAAGCCGTCCAGCAGGTCGGCTACGACGCGATCATCGAACGCGACAAAACCTACTCACGGGAGTTCGAGCCACGCGGTCGGGTGCTTGTCAAGGGTGCCGACGACACAAAAAACGATCTGGTCCAAGCAATCGGCGCTTACGTCGAACTGCTCCGAGACTAA
- a CDS encoding PUA domain-containing protein encodes MSDDSVSTAVPDADATDDSGDSSPARDIDELRTIADYQFGAGAGTSLFPTDERFEVRRSSGGRPRQIHTDDARLVSYGVDGRFRLAIAGGRRLLDGLAAPANRVVVGDESEPFVRDGKNAFAKFVTDVDSEIRPGDEVLVVHERGDLLAVGRAELSADGMADFHSGMAVKIREGVDD; translated from the coding sequence ATGAGCGACGACTCCGTGTCGACTGCGGTTCCGGACGCCGACGCCACCGATGACAGTGGCGACAGCAGCCCGGCCCGTGATATCGATGAGCTACGTACTATCGCGGACTACCAGTTCGGTGCGGGGGCCGGAACGTCGCTGTTCCCGACCGACGAACGCTTCGAGGTCCGCCGGTCGTCCGGTGGTCGACCGCGGCAGATCCACACCGACGACGCACGACTGGTTTCCTACGGCGTCGACGGCCGGTTTCGGCTCGCTATCGCCGGCGGGCGTCGACTCCTCGATGGGCTTGCTGCCCCGGCGAATCGGGTGGTCGTCGGCGATGAGTCCGAGCCGTTCGTTCGAGACGGGAAAAACGCGTTTGCGAAGTTCGTCACCGACGTCGACTCGGAGATTCGACCGGGCGATGAGGTGTTAGTTGTCCACGAGCGGGGCGACCTCTTGGCAGTTGGCCGAGCCGAACTGTCAGCCGACGGCATGGCTGACTTCCACAGCGGGATGGCGGTCAAAATCCGAGAGGGCGTCGACGACTGA
- a CDS encoding tRNA (cytidine(56)-2'-O)-methyltransferase: protein MQETHEVVVVRYGHRPGRDERMTTHVGLTARALGADRVIVPDNAGQSVETVKDITDRFGGPFEIEQSDSLGAIIRNWEGNVVHLTMYGLPVQEIEADVRTALDSEPLMIVVGGEKVPFEIYEYADWNVGVTNQPHSEVAGLAVFLDRLFAGRELDQQWVDADNQVIPQSTGKKVVDGDNEPDRTSDS, encoded by the coding sequence ATGCAGGAGACACACGAGGTCGTCGTCGTTCGCTACGGCCACCGTCCCGGCCGTGACGAACGAATGACGACCCATGTCGGACTCACTGCCCGCGCGCTCGGTGCCGACCGGGTGATCGTTCCCGACAACGCGGGGCAATCCGTCGAGACGGTCAAAGATATCACTGATCGGTTCGGTGGTCCTTTCGAAATCGAACAGAGCGACAGCCTCGGGGCGATCATTCGCAACTGGGAGGGCAACGTTGTCCATCTCACGATGTATGGCCTCCCGGTCCAGGAGATCGAAGCCGACGTTCGAACCGCCCTCGACAGCGAACCACTGATGATCGTCGTCGGTGGCGAGAAGGTACCGTTCGAGATCTACGAATACGCCGACTGGAACGTCGGGGTGACCAACCAGCCACACTCGGAGGTCGCAGGACTGGCTGTCTTCCTTGACCGCCTCTTTGCGGGTCGGGAACTCGATCAACAGTGGGTCGACGCCGACAATCAGGTCATCCCCCAGTCGACCGGCAAAAAAGTGGTCGACGGGGACAACGAGCCGGATCGAACAAGCGATTCCTAA
- a CDS encoding HD domain-containing protein: MTDAKQSTFEYDPDADHPYPDERVNEILPIVTSDPEIITYLSAQNVNAVTRKQYSDHGPKHIEIVRNRAIRLYELLKQGGVEFNGALEQGLDESFEPVIIVLAATLHDIGHVVHRDSHSYYSIPLAADILDRLLPDLYGTETAVRVKAEVLHAILCHHTEETPLTKEAGIIRIADGLDMERGRSRIPYQSGGRGINTLSSQAIQNVRLVEGDETPVLVEIEMINAAGVYQVDSLLKAKLKDSLLEEEVRIVAINTKADDMLVERIEL; encoded by the coding sequence ATGACCGACGCCAAGCAGTCGACGTTTGAGTACGATCCCGACGCCGACCATCCGTATCCCGACGAGCGGGTAAACGAAATACTCCCGATTGTGACCTCCGACCCCGAGATCATCACCTATCTCTCGGCCCAAAACGTCAACGCTGTCACCCGAAAACAGTACAGCGACCACGGCCCCAAACACATCGAGATCGTTCGGAACCGCGCGATCCGACTGTACGAACTGCTTAAACAGGGTGGGGTCGAGTTCAACGGTGCGCTCGAACAGGGGTTGGATGAATCCTTCGAGCCAGTGATTATCGTGCTTGCGGCGACGCTCCACGACATCGGTCACGTCGTCCACCGGGACAGCCACTCCTACTACTCGATCCCGTTGGCTGCCGACATACTCGACCGACTGCTGCCGGACCTCTACGGCACCGAAACGGCCGTTCGGGTCAAAGCCGAGGTGCTCCACGCGATCCTCTGTCACCACACCGAGGAGACCCCACTCACCAAGGAGGCTGGTATTATTCGCATCGCCGACGGCCTCGATATGGAACGCGGGCGCTCACGAATTCCCTACCAGAGCGGTGGTCGCGGGATCAATACCCTCTCCAGTCAGGCGATCCAGAACGTCCGCCTCGTCGAAGGAGATGAAACCCCGGTCCTCGTCGAGATCGAGATGATAAACGCCGCCGGAGTCTATCAGGTCGACAGTCTCCTGAAGGCGAAACTCAAAGACTCGCTGCTCGAAGAGGAGGTGCGGATCGTCGCGATCAACACGAAAGCCGACGATATGTTGGTCGAACGAATTGAGCTGTAG
- a CDS encoding redoxin domain-containing protein, with translation MVSVGDQAPDFTAPLVTDGETEATTLTDQLGSGPVVLAFFPAAWSTTCTAELCTFRDNLSQFTDLEATVFGISTDTSYALEQFREDEGLTFGLISDNDGAIIEAYDLVDDQSFAYKGMKGVATRSVFIVDEAGTVQYVWIADDPGQQPDYEAVVEAVAELAV, from the coding sequence ATGGTATCTGTTGGCGATCAGGCACCCGATTTCACTGCACCGTTGGTCACTGACGGCGAGACCGAAGCCACGACGCTCACCGACCAGCTCGGGTCGGGACCGGTCGTCTTGGCGTTCTTTCCGGCGGCGTGGTCGACCACGTGTACGGCCGAACTCTGTACGTTCCGCGACAATCTCTCACAGTTTACCGATCTCGAGGCGACGGTGTTCGGCATCAGCACCGATACCTCGTATGCGCTCGAACAGTTCCGCGAGGATGAAGGCCTCACCTTCGGGCTGATCAGCGACAACGACGGCGCGATCATCGAGGCCTACGATCTGGTCGACGACCAGTCGTTCGCGTATAAAGGTATGAAGGGGGTTGCCACCCGCTCGGTATTTATTGTCGACGAGGCAGGCACCGTCCAGTATGTCTGGATCGCCGACGACCCCGGACAACAGCCCGACTACGAGGCAGTGGTCGAGGCCGTCGCGGAGTTGGCGGTCTAA
- a CDS encoding PGF-CTERM-anchored ABC transporter substrate-binding protein — MRQSSRILVLLLVVIAAVGVVPATVAGQSTDTNQTEFPITLTDATGTEVTITERPERVTTTNPSAAQVMWELDAESQVVGLSKFAHYLDGAESRQNVSSTDFGVSIERVVDTEPDLVLAPNSTGTETVERLRETGLTVYHFPEATDFADVKSKTLTIGQLTGNEQAAVETNRWVDANVEAVSAATADADRPRLMYPLLSDFAVGGGTFIDEIISASGAENVAAEEFDGYKMVSDETVITLDPEVVIVTDQTEGRILTAEPYSLTTAGQTNQSVFLEVNYINQPAPRSLVYSTRNLTAQLHPGLYNESDFVSREAAANMTLSTETDTESEDVETNVTETGPDNTTSDSVGDETGPDNTTSDSAADETGVSTPGFGVTVAVVSLIGGSLLARRRTT; from the coding sequence ATGAGACAATCGTCGCGGATTCTCGTACTCCTTCTCGTTGTCATTGCTGCTGTCGGCGTCGTGCCGGCGACTGTCGCGGGCCAGTCGACCGATACCAACCAAACTGAATTTCCGATCACGCTCACCGATGCGACCGGGACCGAGGTGACGATCACCGAGCGCCCCGAGCGTGTCACGACGACCAATCCGAGCGCCGCGCAGGTGATGTGGGAACTCGACGCCGAATCACAGGTCGTCGGGCTCTCGAAGTTCGCTCACTATCTGGATGGGGCCGAAAGTCGACAGAACGTCTCCTCGACTGATTTCGGCGTGAGTATCGAACGTGTCGTCGATACTGAGCCGGATCTCGTGCTGGCACCGAACTCAACCGGCACGGAGACCGTCGAGAGACTGCGAGAGACTGGACTTACGGTGTACCACTTCCCGGAGGCGACCGACTTCGCGGACGTCAAATCCAAGACGCTGACAATCGGGCAGTTGACCGGCAACGAGCAGGCGGCCGTCGAGACAAACAGGTGGGTCGACGCCAACGTCGAAGCCGTGTCGGCTGCGACCGCGGATGCTGACCGTCCCCGACTCATGTACCCCCTGTTGAGTGATTTCGCGGTCGGCGGTGGCACCTTTATCGACGAAATTATCAGTGCGTCAGGTGCCGAGAACGTTGCCGCCGAAGAGTTTGACGGCTACAAGATGGTCAGCGACGAGACAGTGATCACGCTTGATCCGGAGGTCGTGATCGTCACTGACCAGACAGAAGGGAGGATTCTCACAGCCGAACCCTACTCGCTGACAACCGCTGGGCAGACCAACCAATCGGTGTTCCTTGAGGTCAACTACATCAACCAACCGGCCCCGCGAAGCCTCGTCTACTCCACACGGAACCTGACCGCACAGCTCCATCCGGGGCTGTACAACGAGTCGGATTTCGTCAGTCGCGAGGCCGCGGCCAATATGACCCTGTCGACCGAGACGGATACTGAATCCGAGGATGTCGAGACCAACGTCACCGAAACCGGACCGGACAATACGACCAGTGATTCGGTGGGTGATGAAACCGGACCAGACAATACGACCAGTGATTCGGCGGCTGACGAAACCGGGGTTTCGACGCCCGGGTTCGGCGTGACTGTGGCGGTGGTGTCGCTGATCGGCGGGAGCCTGCTGGCGCGCCGTCGCACGACGTGA
- a CDS encoding H/ACA ribonucleoprotein complex subunit GAR1, whose protein sequence is MRRIGTVDRTAQGLAIVNVDSDDVPDIGLMVINESLTTVGRIVDVFGPVDGPYVAITPTSSTGLTELVGTKLYAR, encoded by the coding sequence ATGCGCCGGATTGGCACCGTCGACCGAACGGCACAGGGACTCGCCATCGTGAACGTCGACAGTGACGACGTCCCCGACATCGGCCTGATGGTCATCAACGAGTCACTGACGACCGTCGGCCGGATCGTCGACGTGTTCGGCCCCGTCGATGGACCCTATGTGGCGATCACGCCGACCTCGTCGACCGGACTCACCGAACTGGTCGGGACGAAACTGTACGCTCGCTGA
- a CDS encoding type II/IV secretion system ATPase subunit: MSDSDSSGEIPGSSRENASISSGKRRATTDSEGFFETATARFEELRHRLNLVAKIIRGSSVVVRPYRPAEDGQLASFEIPDGEEEVDRYWVNAPFAYVVITYDDVESERYYNAVEPDLDAFEQQLLGRLKTDIRAPLMYQSPGNETTEEALVRELSRLLETYGIEVGMGTFYALFYYLKRDFRDFGKLDPLLNDNHIEDISCDGYELPIFVYHDDYTDIETNISFKEKELDNFVIRLAQQSGQHISVGDPMVEATLEDGSRAEMSLGREVTPRGSAFTIRQYADDPFTPIDLINYNTFSIEQMAYFWLCIENNKSLIFAGGTASGKTTSMNAVSMFIPPRSKVLTIEDTRELSLYHDNWLSSVTREQLSEGSDIDMYDLLRSALRHRPEYILVGEVRGKEAVTLFQAMNTGHTTFSTMHADSIETVINRLENEPINVPRAMVQSLDMLSIQTQARIDEQRVRRSRVIGEIRGIDQRTGELDYASAFNWDANDDTFKSNDSELLGEIQEERGWSRNQLLSEMRNRRRVLAYLQQKGISDYRQFTALINEYYADKGRVLDRIADDNSIDDPTIEQPVDS; this comes from the coding sequence ATGTCCGACTCCGATTCTTCAGGCGAGATTCCCGGTTCCAGTCGTGAGAACGCCAGCATCTCAAGCGGTAAACGACGGGCGACCACCGACAGCGAGGGCTTTTTCGAGACGGCCACAGCACGCTTCGAAGAGCTTCGTCACCGGCTGAATTTGGTCGCCAAAATCATTCGCGGCTCGTCGGTCGTCGTCCGTCCCTACCGTCCAGCCGAGGACGGTCAGCTGGCCTCTTTCGAGATCCCCGACGGTGAGGAGGAAGTCGACCGCTACTGGGTCAACGCTCCGTTTGCCTACGTCGTCATCACCTACGACGACGTCGAAAGCGAGCGCTACTACAACGCGGTCGAACCGGATCTCGATGCGTTCGAACAGCAGCTGTTAGGCCGACTCAAAACCGACATTAGAGCGCCGCTAATGTATCAGTCGCCCGGTAACGAAACCACCGAAGAAGCACTGGTACGGGAGCTGAGTCGACTGCTGGAGACCTATGGGATCGAGGTCGGAATGGGGACGTTTTATGCGCTGTTTTACTATCTCAAACGCGATTTCCGCGATTTCGGCAAACTCGATCCGCTACTGAACGACAACCATATCGAGGATATCTCGTGTGACGGCTATGAACTCCCGATCTTCGTCTACCATGACGATTACACGGATATCGAGACCAACATTTCGTTCAAAGAAAAAGAACTCGACAACTTCGTCATCCGGCTGGCCCAGCAGTCGGGCCAACATATCAGCGTCGGCGATCCGATGGTCGAGGCGACGCTCGAAGACGGCTCTCGTGCCGAAATGTCTCTCGGCCGTGAGGTCACGCCCCGTGGCTCGGCGTTCACCATCCGGCAGTACGCCGACGATCCGTTTACGCCGATTGACCTGATCAACTACAACACGTTCAGTATCGAGCAGATGGCCTACTTCTGGCTCTGTATCGAGAACAACAAAAGTCTCATTTTCGCCGGCGGGACCGCCTCAGGCAAAACGACATCGATGAACGCGGTGTCGATGTTCATTCCGCCGCGGTCGAAGGTGTTGACCATCGAAGACACACGGGAGCTGTCGCTGTACCACGACAACTGGCTGTCGTCGGTGACACGCGAACAGCTCAGCGAGGGATCGGATATCGACATGTACGACCTGCTGCGGTCGGCACTCCGGCATCGGCCGGAATACATTCTGGTCGGCGAGGTCCGCGGAAAAGAGGCCGTGACGTTGTTCCAAGCGATGAACACGGGTCATACCACGTTTTCGACGATGCACGCCGACTCCATCGAGACGGTGATCAACCGGCTGGAAAACGAGCCAATCAACGTCCCGCGGGCGATGGTTCAATCGCTGGATATGCTTTCGATCCAGACCCAAGCACGCATCGACGAACAGCGTGTTCGGCGGTCGCGGGTAATCGGCGAGATCCGCGGTATCGACCAGCGAACCGGCGAACTCGACTACGCCTCGGCGTTCAACTGGGATGCCAACGACGACACGTTCAAAAGCAACGACAGCGAGCTACTGGGCGAGATTCAAGAGGAACGTGGCTGGAGCCGTAACCAACTGCTCAGTGAGATGCGGAACCGCCGGCGGGTGTTGGCCTACCTCCAACAGAAGGGGATCAGCGACTACCGGCAGTTCACCGCGCTCATCAACGAGTATTACGCCGACAAGGGACGTGTCTTGGACCGCATCGCAGACGACAACTCAATTGACGATCCGACCATCGAACAGCCAGTCGACAGCTAA